From a single Vitis vinifera cultivar Pinot Noir 40024 chromosome 18, ASM3070453v1 genomic region:
- the LOC100246567 gene encoding disease resistance protein RUN1 isoform X2, whose product MASTSNPKRPSSSSNSKWRYDVVLSFRGEDTRNNFTSHLYKALDHANIETFIDDEGLPRGEEIAPELLKAIEGSRIALIVFSKTYAHSKWCLDELVKIMECEKEKGQQVFPIFYHVEPSEVRNQTGIYGEAFNNHERNADEEKKKKKIEQWRTALRKAGNLSGFPLQDRFESEFIQEIIGEIRRLTPKLVHVGENIVGMDENLKEVELLINAQSNGVSMVGIYGIGGIGKTTIAKVVYNDMLDQFQRHSFLENVREKSKDDHGLLELQKKLLCDILMEKNLKLRNINDGIKMVKRKCRIEKVLIVLDDVDCQKQLKFLAPNSECFHQGSIIIVTTRNKRCLDVHKSYSSYEAKGLAHTQAKELFCWNAFQQDHPEYEDLSNCILDYAKGLPLALVVLGSFLYQRDVDYWESTLHKLKTNPLEDIQKVLQISYDGLDNKWKELFLDIACFFRNEDKKVVTRILEGCKFHPKSGLTVLHERCLISITDDTIRMHDLLQEMGWAIVRQNFPEHPEEWSRLWELQDIKSVLPQNKGTKNIEGISINRSWDSKKRIQLTAEAFRKMNRLRLLKVKGDMVQLS is encoded by the exons ATGGCTTCCACTAGCAATCCCAAgagaccctcttcttcttctaattCTAAATGGAGGTACGATGTGGTCTTGAGTTTCAGAGGCGAGGATACCCGCAACAACTTTACTAGTCATCTCTACAAGGCTTTGGATCATGCCAACATTGAAACCTTTATAGATGATGAAGGACTTCCAAGGGGAGAAGAGATTGCGCCCGAGCTCCTAAAAGCTATTGAAGGATCAAGGATTGCCCTTATTGTCTTCTCGAAAACCTATGCTCATTCCAAGTGGTGCTTGGATGAACTCGTCAAGATCATGGAGTGCGAGAAAGAAAAGGGACAACaggtttttcctattttctatcATGTAGAGCCGTCTGAAGTCAGGAACCAGACTGGGATTTATGGAGAAGCATTTAACAATCACGAAAGAAATGCAGacgaggagaagaagaagaagaagatagagcAGTGGCGGACTGCCTTAAGGAAAGCTGGTAATTTGAGTGGATTTCCTCTGCAGGATAG ATTTGAGTCAGAGTTTATTCAAGAAATCATTGGTGAGATTCGAAGATTAACTCCTAAGTTGGTACATGTTGGTGAGAACATAGTTGGAatggatgaaaatttgaaagaggTGGAGTTATTGATAAACGCCCAATCAAATGGAGTGAGCATGGTTGGGATTTATGGGATTGGTGGGATTGGTAAAACTACCATTGCCAAGGTTGTTTACAATGATATGTTAGATCAATTTCAACGTCACAGCTTTCTTGAAAATGTGAGGGAGAAATCTAAAGATGATCATGGTTTGCTTGAATTACAAAAAAAACTTCTTTGTGATATCCTAATGGAGAAAAATCTGAAGTTAAGAAATATTAATGACGGTATCAAAATGGTAAAGAGGAAGTGTCGCATTGAAAAGGTTCTCATTGTTCTTGATGATGTAGATTgtcaaaaacaattaaaattctTAGCTCCTAATTCTGAATGTTTTCATCAAGGAAGCATAATCATCGTGACCACGAGAAATAAACGTTGCCTAGATGTACATAAGTCATATTCATCATATGAGGCTAAGGGATTAGCACACACGCAAGCTAAGGAACTCTTTTGTTGGAATGCCTTTCAGCAAGACCATCCCGAGTATGAGGACCTCTCTAATTGTATACTAGATTATGCTAAAGGCCTTCCATTGGCTCTTGTAGTTTTGGGTTCTTTTCTCTATCAAAGGGATGTGGATTACTGGGAAAGCACACTgcataaactaaaaacaaaccCTCTTGAGGATATTCAAAAGGTACTCCAGATAAGTTATGATGGACTAGATAATAAATGGAAGGAGTTGTTTCTTGATATTGCATGTTTCTTCAGAAATGAGGATAAAAAAGTTGTTACAAGAATACTAGAAGGTTGCAAATTCCATCCTAAGTCTGGACTAACGGTTCTTCATGAGAGGTGTCTTATTTCTATAACAGACGACACCATAAGGATGCATGACTTGTTACAAGAAATGGGTTGGGCAATTGTTCGCCAAAATTTTCCAGAACATCCTGAAGAATGGAGCAGATTGTGGGAATTACAggatattaaaagtgttttaccACAAAATAAG GGGACAAAAAACATAGAGGGGATATCCATAAATCGGTCTTGGGATAGTAAAAAACGTATACAACTTACTGCTGAAGCTTTCAGAAAGATGAATCGACTTAGATTGCTCAAAGTTAAAGGCGATATGGTGCAGCTTTCCTAA
- the LOC100246567 gene encoding disease resistance protein RPV1 isoform X1, which translates to MRSLRKLNLSHTSIMELTSSIRHLNGLEELDLSNCKNLLSLPDSIGSLNSLQTLDLVECSKLVGFTNINIGSLKALEYLDLSWCENLESLPNSIGSLSSLQTLLLIGCSKLKGFPDINFGSLKALELLDFSHCRNLESLPVSIYNLSSLKTLGITNCPKLEEMLEIKLGVDWPFSPLTCHISNSAITWYDDWHDCFSSLEALNPQCPLSSLVELSVRKFYGMEEDILSGSFHLSSLQILSLGNFPSVAEGILDKIFHLSSLVKLSLTKCKPTEEGIPGDIWNLSPLQQLSLRDCNLMEGKILNHICHLTSLEELYLGWNHFSSIPAGISRLSNLKALDLSHCKNLQQIPELPSSLRFLDAHCSDGISSSPSLLPIHSMVNCFKSEIEDRKVINHYSYFWGNGIGIVIPRSSGILEWITYRNMGRNEVTVELPPNWYKNDDLWGFALCCVYVAPAYESQYELGHISKDDAELEDEGPGFCCDLSIEGNNQSGDVGFFLLYSCCVKYDVSDMQWVICYPKLAIEESYHTNQWTHFKASFGGAQVEECGIRLVYTEDYEQKHPAMAQGSTSHGNFGEHGSVREDTDSKLTIKGIPQNRAQERSHTIKDP; encoded by the exons atgagaaGTCTAAGAAAGCTTAATTTAAGTCATACAAGTATAATGGAATTAACATCATCAATTAGGCATCTAAATGGGCTTGAAGAGTTGGACTTAAGTAATTGCAAAAACCTTTTGAGTCTTCCGGACAGTATTGGTAGTTTGAACTCTCTTCAAACTCTCGATCTAGTTGAGTGTTCAAAACTAGTGGGTTTTACAAATATCAATATTGGAAGTCTAAAAGCTCTTGAATATTTGGATTTGTCATGGTGTGAGAACCTTGAGAGTCTTCCAAATAGTATTGGTAGTTTGAGCTCTCTTCAAACTCTTTTATTGATAGGGTGTTCAAAATTGAAGGGCTTTCCAGATATCAATTTTGGAAGTCTAAAAGCTCTTGAATTGTTAGATTTCTCACACTGCAGAAACCTTGAGAGTCTTCCTGTGAGCATTTACAATTTGAGCTCTCTCAAAACTTTGGGGATTACAAATTGTCCAAAACTCGAGGAAATGTTAGAGATTAAATTAGGGGTTGATTGGCCATTTTCACCTCTAACCTGTCACATTTCAAATTCAGCAATAACCTGGTATGATGACTGGCATGACTGCTTTTCCTCATTAGAAGCATTAAACCCACAGTGCCCCCTGTCATCACTGGTAGAATTATCTGTAAGAAAGTTTTATGGCATGGAAGAAGACATCCTCAGTGGCAGTTTCCACCTATCCTCATTGCAAATATTATCTCTAGGGAACTTCCCTAGCGTGGCAGAAGGAATCCTCGATAAGATTTTCCATCTATCCTCGTTGGTAAAATTATCTCTTACTAAATGCAAGCCAACGGAAGAAGGAATCCCTGGTGATATTTGGAACCTATCTCCACTGCAACAATTATCTCTACGTGACTGCAATCTAATGGAAGGAAAGATCCTCAATCATATTTGCCATCTAACATCCTTGGAAGAATTATATCTGGGTTGGAACCATTTTAGTAGCATACCTGCTGGCATCAGTCGACTTTCTAATCTAAAGGCCCTTGACTTGAGTCATTGCAAGAACCTTCAACAAATTCCAGAGCTTCCATCAAGTCTACGATTTTTAGATGCGCACTGTTCGGATGGTATTTCATCAAGCCCCTCGCTTCTACCTATTCATTCTATGGTCAATTGCTTCAAATCAGAAATTGAG GACCGCAAGGTTATTAATCATTATTCTTACTTCTGGGGCAATGGAATTGGTATTGTTATTCCTAGAAGTAGTGGAATTCTAGAGTGGATAACATATCGGAATATGGGAAGGAATGAAGTAACAGTAGAGCTCCCTCCGAATTGGTATAAAAATGATGACTTGTGGGGATTTGCTTTATGCTGTGTTTATGTTGCACCTGCCTATGAATCTCAGTATGAATTAGGTCATATATCTAAGGATGACGCTGAACTTGAAGATGAAGGACCAGGGTTCTGTTGTGATTTGAGTATCGAAGGAAATAATCAATCAGGAGACGTgggttttttccttctttattctTGCTGTGTTAAATATGATGTGTCAGATATGCAGTGGGTGATATGTTATCCCAAGTTAGCTATTGAGGAAAGTTATCACACCAATCAATGGACACACTTCAAGGCTTCATTTGGTGGTGCCCAAGTGGAAGAGTGCGGAATCCGTCTTGTATACACAGAAGATTATGAACAGAAGCATCCAGCAATGGCACAAGGCAGTACTTCTCATGGGAATTTTGGTGAGCATGGATCGGTAAGAGAAGATACTGATAGTAAGCTCACAATAAAAGGAATCCCACAGAACAGAGCCCAAGAGAGGAGTCACACCATAAAAGATCCATAG